One Thioclava electrotropha DNA segment encodes these proteins:
- a CDS encoding response regulator transcription factor, which produces MSDFVPTTACIIDDHPIFRQGLCAVLQDALGIDVIDQGSSAIDAIELARTRRPDVMILDLSMPGGGLNALRKIIDHDPSMQCILLTACDEPATAIEAMSAGAKGYILKGVGVSELQAAIDAILHGGTFVSPSFAAALLQAALSGQEKSESENLTHREMQVLRELERGKTNREIATRLAISEKTVKFYMTNIMQKYGVKNRLEAVIAHRQAHERALSSRPY; this is translated from the coding sequence ATGTCCGATTTCGTGCCGACGACGGCCTGCATTATCGATGACCATCCAATTTTCCGGCAGGGGCTGTGTGCCGTCCTGCAAGACGCGCTCGGGATCGACGTGATCGATCAGGGCAGTTCTGCCATCGACGCGATCGAGCTTGCCCGAACGCGCAGGCCGGACGTCATGATCCTCGATCTCAGCATGCCCGGCGGCGGGCTGAACGCGCTGCGCAAAATCATTGATCATGACCCGTCCATGCAATGCATCCTGCTGACGGCCTGCGACGAGCCCGCAACCGCGATCGAAGCGATGAGCGCGGGCGCGAAGGGTTACATTCTCAAGGGCGTGGGCGTCTCGGAGTTGCAGGCCGCAATCGACGCGATCCTGCATGGCGGCACCTTTGTCTCGCCCAGCTTCGCGGCGGCGCTGCTGCAGGCGGCGCTCTCTGGGCAGGAGAAATCCGAGAGCGAGAACCTCACCCATCGCGAAATGCAGGTGCTGCGGGAGTTGGAACGCGGCAAGACCAACCGCGAAATCGCCACGCGCCTCGCAATCAGCGAGAAGACGGTGAAGTTCTACATGACGAATATCATGCAGAAATACGGGGTGAAGAACCGCCTGGAGGCCGTGATCGCCCATCGACAGGCGCATGAGCGCGCGCTCTCGTCGCGCCCCTATTGA
- a CDS encoding 3-hydroxybutyrate dehydrogenase, producing the protein MSLQGKTAVITGSNSGIGLGVARELARAGADVVINSFTDRDEDHQLAADIAKEFGVTARYIKADLSKGAEARALIEQAGKCDILVNNAGIQHVSPIEDFPVEKWDAIIAIMLTSAFHTTAVALPMMRKAGWGRVVNIASAHGLTASPYKSAYVSAKHGVVGLTKVTALETAKEDITVNAICPGYVKTPLVEAQIPDTAKEYDMTEEEVIEKVILARQPSKEFATVEQIGGTAVFLCSDAAAQITGTTISVDGGWTAL; encoded by the coding sequence ATGTCGCTTCAGGGAAAAACCGCCGTCATTACCGGGTCGAATTCCGGGATCGGTCTCGGGGTCGCGCGCGAACTGGCGCGGGCCGGTGCCGATGTCGTCATCAACTCCTTCACCGATCGCGATGAGGACCACCAGCTCGCCGCCGATATCGCAAAGGAATTCGGCGTCACCGCACGCTATATCAAGGCCGACCTGTCGAAAGGCGCCGAGGCGCGCGCGCTGATCGAGCAGGCGGGCAAATGCGATATCCTCGTGAACAACGCGGGCATCCAGCATGTCTCGCCGATCGAGGACTTCCCGGTCGAGAAATGGGATGCGATCATCGCGATCATGCTGACCTCGGCTTTCCACACCACCGCCGTCGCGCTGCCGATGATGCGCAAGGCGGGCTGGGGCCGGGTGGTCAACATCGCCTCCGCGCATGGCCTGACCGCCTCGCCCTATAAATCGGCCTATGTCTCGGCCAAGCACGGCGTCGTGGGCCTGACCAAGGTCACAGCACTCGAGACAGCGAAGGAAGACATCACCGTCAACGCGATCTGCCCGGGTTATGTGAAGACCCCGCTGGTCGAGGCACAGATCCCCGATACGGCGAAGGAATACGACATGACCGAGGAAGAGGTTATCGAGAAGGTCATCCTCGCGCGTCAGCCCTCGAAGGAATTCGCGACGGTGGAGCAGATCGGCGGCACCGCCGTGTTCCTGTGCTCGGATGCGGCGGCGCAGATCACCGGGACGACGATCTCGGTCGATGGCGGCTGGACCGCGCTGTAA